A genomic segment from Micromonospora echinaurantiaca encodes:
- the ruvC gene encoding crossover junction endodeoxyribonuclease RuvC yields the protein MRVLGVDPGLTRCGVGVVEGLPGRQCTLVAYYVVYTDPADELPVRLLHLDRSLTDLVTEHRPDSVAVERVFSQHNVRTVMGTAQASGIAVLAGARAGLPVQTYTPSEVKAAVTGSGQADKAQMTAMVTRLLRLPEPPRPADAADALALAICHVWRGGTRSKLAAAADRVRRGGGR from the coding sequence GTGCGGGTGCTGGGCGTCGACCCGGGGCTGACCCGGTGCGGGGTCGGCGTGGTCGAGGGGCTGCCCGGGCGGCAGTGCACCCTGGTCGCCTACTACGTCGTCTACACCGACCCAGCCGACGAGCTGCCGGTGCGCCTGCTGCACCTGGACCGCTCGCTGACCGACCTGGTTACCGAGCACCGGCCGGACAGCGTCGCCGTGGAGCGGGTGTTCAGCCAGCACAACGTCCGCACGGTGATGGGCACCGCACAGGCGAGCGGGATCGCCGTGCTGGCCGGGGCGCGCGCCGGGTTGCCGGTGCAGACGTACACCCCGAGCGAGGTGAAGGCCGCGGTGACCGGTTCCGGTCAGGCCGACAAGGCGCAGATGACGGCCATGGTCACCCGGCTGCTGCGGCTGCCCGAGCCGCCCCGGCCGGCCGACGCCGCCGACGCCCTCGCCCTGGCCATCTGCCACGTGTGGCGCGGCGGTACGCGCTCCAAGCTGGCCGCCGCGGCCGACCGGGTACGACGAGGAGGAGGCAGATGA
- a CDS encoding DUF1905 domain-containing protein, translated as MRVTPTFEATLVRWSGAGGWVFAPVPEEHAPDEAGPFGRVPVTATVDGRTWSTSVWRDRKAGWLLAVPARIRAGKDDGDVVTVAVEVDRARV; from the coding sequence ATGCGGGTGACGCCGACCTTCGAGGCGACCCTGGTCCGGTGGTCCGGCGCGGGCGGCTGGGTGTTCGCTCCCGTGCCCGAGGAGCACGCGCCGGACGAGGCCGGGCCGTTCGGCCGGGTGCCGGTGACCGCCACCGTGGACGGCCGCACCTGGTCGACCAGCGTCTGGCGCGACCGGAAGGCCGGCTGGCTGCTGGCGGTGCCGGCCCGGATCCGCGCCGGCAAGGACGACGGCGACGTGGTGACCGTGGCGGTCGAGGTGGACCGGGCCCGGGTGTGA
- a CDS encoding 3-hydroxybutyrate dehydrogenase, whose product MTAEPVAVPHVVNVDLAGRSALVTGGGSGIGRACALRLAAAGATVLVVDRNVEAAKAVAAETGGRAEGIDLADAEAVDRLDADVDIVVNNAGLQHVAPVPEFPADRFAYLYRVMVEAPFLLIRRALPHMYAQGWGRIINISSVHGLRASPYKAAYVSAKHALEGLSKVVALEGAAHGVTANCVNPAYVRTPLVESQIADQAASHGIPEAEVVEKIMLARAAIKRLIEPEEVAELMAYLCSPPAAFITGASIALDGGWTAS is encoded by the coding sequence ATGACGGCAGAACCCGTGGCGGTCCCCCACGTCGTGAACGTCGACCTCGCCGGTCGCAGCGCCCTGGTGACCGGGGGCGGCAGTGGCATCGGACGGGCCTGTGCCCTGCGCCTGGCGGCGGCCGGCGCGACGGTGCTGGTGGTGGATCGCAACGTCGAGGCGGCCAAGGCGGTGGCGGCCGAGACCGGCGGCCGGGCCGAGGGCATCGACCTGGCCGACGCCGAGGCGGTGGACCGGCTCGACGCGGATGTGGACATCGTGGTGAACAATGCCGGGTTGCAGCACGTCGCCCCGGTGCCGGAGTTCCCCGCGGACCGGTTCGCGTACCTGTACCGGGTGATGGTGGAGGCGCCATTCCTGCTCATCCGCCGGGCGCTGCCGCACATGTACGCGCAGGGCTGGGGGCGGATCATCAACATCTCCTCGGTGCACGGGCTGCGCGCCTCGCCGTACAAGGCCGCGTACGTGTCGGCCAAGCACGCGCTGGAGGGGCTGTCGAAGGTGGTCGCGCTGGAGGGCGCGGCGCACGGCGTGACCGCCAACTGCGTCAACCCGGCGTACGTGCGCACACCCCTGGTGGAGAGTCAGATCGCCGACCAGGCGGCCAGCCACGGCATCCCCGAGGCCGAGGTGGTCGAGAAGATCATGCTGGCCCGGGCCGCGATCAAGCGCCTGATCGAACCCGAGGAGGTGGCGGAGCTGATGGCGTACCTCTGCTCCCCGCCGGCGGCGTTCATCACCGGCGCGTCGATCGCGCTCGACGGGGGCTGGACGGCGAGCTAG
- a CDS encoding helix-turn-helix domain-containing protein has protein sequence MSVMSSPVEYLELLAREAAAVEFEGPLVAARAAGLPADRLAELEQAKTVALRVRALLERRRRRETELSGLYDTVSDLAGLRDLDDVLRAIVHRARNLLGADVAYMTLDDEERGDTYMRVTDGSVSARFQRLRLPMGAGLGGLVAQSGAPYVTANYPEDDRFHHTGEIDAGVGEEGLVAILGVPLRLGSTSIGVLYAANRSARPFAREEVALLVSLAAHAAVAIDTARLLAETRSALEELSAANTTIRAHSSSVERAAAAHDRMTALVLRGGGVEDVAAAVTEVLGGALLALDAEGRLLARVGEIEEPDRADMVEAIAASRTEGRSVRRGSLWYAAVVAGAENLGALVLRPDDDLVDADQRILERAALVTALLLLFRRTVAEAEGRVRGELLDDLIARPLRDTDALRSRARRLGVDLDAPHVLVAVGDDAIAATGSARQRVLSWATTYASTRGGLAAARDGRVVLMLPGTDAGGSARAVARDLSRVTGRPVTAGASGPSTGPASLATTFREADRCLTALGALGRAGQGASTAELGFVGLLLGAVGGQGDQDVTRFLEATVGPVVDYDARRGTALVKTLEAYFGVGGSLARAAELLHVHVNTVTQRLERVGQLLGADWQKPERALEVQLALRLHRLRTPAG, from the coding sequence ATGTCGGTCATGTCGTCGCCGGTGGAGTACCTGGAACTGCTCGCCCGGGAAGCGGCCGCGGTGGAGTTCGAAGGGCCGCTGGTCGCCGCCCGCGCCGCCGGCCTGCCCGCCGACCGGCTGGCCGAGCTGGAGCAGGCCAAGACGGTGGCGCTGCGGGTCCGCGCGCTGCTGGAGCGCCGGCGCCGCCGGGAGACCGAGCTGTCCGGGCTGTACGACACGGTCAGCGACCTGGCCGGGCTGCGGGACCTGGACGACGTGCTGCGGGCGATCGTGCACCGGGCGCGCAACCTGCTCGGTGCCGACGTCGCCTACATGACGCTCGACGACGAGGAACGCGGCGACACCTACATGCGGGTGACCGACGGTTCGGTGTCGGCTCGCTTCCAGCGGCTGCGGCTGCCGATGGGCGCCGGGCTCGGTGGTTTGGTGGCCCAGTCCGGCGCCCCCTACGTGACCGCCAACTATCCCGAGGACGACCGCTTCCACCACACCGGGGAGATCGACGCCGGGGTGGGTGAGGAGGGCCTGGTGGCCATCCTCGGGGTGCCGCTGCGGCTCGGCTCGACCTCGATCGGCGTGCTCTACGCCGCGAACCGCTCGGCCCGCCCGTTCGCCCGGGAGGAGGTCGCGCTGCTGGTCTCGCTGGCCGCGCACGCCGCGGTGGCGATCGACACCGCGCGGCTGCTCGCCGAGACCCGGTCGGCGCTGGAGGAGCTGTCGGCGGCCAACACCACCATCCGGGCGCACAGCAGCTCGGTGGAGCGGGCCGCCGCCGCGCACGACCGGATGACCGCGCTGGTGCTGCGTGGCGGCGGGGTGGAGGACGTGGCGGCGGCGGTGACCGAGGTGCTCGGCGGGGCGCTGCTGGCGCTGGACGCCGAGGGCCGGCTGCTGGCCCGGGTCGGCGAGATAGAGGAGCCGGACCGGGCGGACATGGTGGAGGCGATCGCCGCGTCGCGTACCGAGGGGCGCAGTGTGCGCCGCGGTTCGCTCTGGTACGCCGCGGTGGTGGCCGGCGCGGAGAACCTGGGCGCGCTGGTGCTCCGCCCGGACGACGACCTGGTCGACGCCGACCAGCGGATCCTGGAGCGGGCGGCCCTGGTGACCGCGCTGCTGCTGTTGTTCCGGCGCACGGTGGCCGAGGCGGAGGGGCGGGTCCGCGGCGAACTGCTGGACGACCTGATCGCCCGGCCGCTGCGGGACACCGACGCGCTGCGTAGCCGGGCCCGCCGGCTCGGGGTGGACCTGGACGCCCCGCACGTGCTGGTGGCGGTCGGCGACGACGCGATCGCGGCGACCGGCTCGGCCCGGCAGCGGGTGCTCTCCTGGGCCACCACGTACGCCTCGACGCGGGGCGGGCTGGCCGCGGCGCGCGACGGGCGGGTGGTGCTGATGCTGCCCGGCACGGATGCCGGCGGCAGCGCCCGGGCGGTGGCCCGGGACCTGTCCCGGGTGACCGGCCGGCCGGTGACCGCCGGGGCGAGCGGCCCGTCCACCGGGCCGGCGTCGCTGGCCACCACGTTCCGGGAGGCCGACCGTTGCCTCACCGCGCTCGGCGCGCTGGGCCGGGCCGGGCAGGGCGCGAGCACCGCCGAGCTGGGCTTCGTCGGGCTGCTGCTCGGCGCGGTCGGCGGCCAGGGCGACCAGGACGTCACCCGGTTCCTGGAGGCGACCGTCGGCCCGGTGGTCGACTACGACGCGCGGCGGGGCACGGCGCTGGTCAAGACGCTGGAGGCGTACTTCGGGGTGGGTGGCAGCCTGGCCCGGGCCGCCGAGCTGCTGCACGTGCACGTCAACACGGTCACCCAGCGGCTGGAGCGGGTCGGGCAGCTGCTCGGCGCGGACTGGCAGAAGCCCGAGCGGGCGCTGGAGGTGCAGCTCGCGCTGCGTCTGCACCGCCTCCGGACACCCGCCGGCTGA
- a CDS encoding TetR/AcrR family transcriptional regulator: protein MSDMTSAADAPRSPGRPRSVRADEAIVEATLDLLAEGNSVETISIEAIAARAGVGKATIYRRWPGKDALLTDALRRLKGNPPAPAGRSVRDDLVVLVSAVGHHIDPRAARIMPCLVPRVNRSPDEYQLYQSIIEPRRALMREVLRRGIRTGELRADLDIEVTMAMLTGPMLIQRVLRWSPDLDDAGLPERVVDGVLEGIRAR from the coding sequence ATGTCCGACATGACTTCCGCCGCCGATGCTCCGCGGTCGCCCGGGCGACCGCGGAGCGTCCGCGCGGACGAGGCGATCGTCGAGGCCACCCTGGATCTGCTCGCCGAGGGCAACTCGGTGGAGACGATCTCGATCGAGGCGATCGCGGCCCGGGCCGGCGTCGGCAAGGCCACCATCTACCGCCGCTGGCCGGGCAAGGACGCCCTGCTGACCGACGCGCTGCGCCGGCTCAAGGGCAACCCGCCGGCGCCGGCTGGCCGATCGGTCCGCGACGACCTGGTGGTGCTGGTGAGCGCGGTCGGCCACCACATCGACCCGCGGGCGGCGCGGATCATGCCCTGCCTGGTGCCGAGGGTGAACCGCAGCCCGGACGAGTACCAGCTCTACCAGAGCATCATCGAGCCGCGCCGGGCGCTGATGCGCGAGGTGCTGCGCCGGGGGATCCGCACCGGCGAGCTGCGCGCCGACCTCGACATCGAGGTCACCATGGCGATGCTCACCGGCCCGATGCTGATCCAGCGGGTGCTGCGCTGGAGCCCCGACCTCGACGACGCCGGCCTGCCCGAGCGGGTCGTCGACGGCGTGCTGGAGGGCATCCGCGCCCGCTGA